One Setaria italica strain Yugu1 chromosome II, Setaria_italica_v2.0, whole genome shotgun sequence DNA segment encodes these proteins:
- the LOC101779926 gene encoding peptidyl-prolyl cis-trans isomerase CYP19-3: MAKNPKVFFDILIGKAKAGRVVMELFADKVPKTAENFRCLCTGEKGLGTSGKPLHYKGSVFHRIIPSFMCQGGDFTRGNGTGGESIYGAKFADENFKLHHTGPGVLSMANAGPNTNGSQFFICTTQTPWLDGKHVVFGQVVDGYGVVEKMEAVGSGSGATAERVLIEDCGQLADE, translated from the coding sequence ATGGCCAAGAACCCCAAGGTTTTCTTCGACATCCTCATCGGCAAGGCCAAGGCTGGCCGCGTCGTCATGGAGCTCTTCGCCGACAAGGTCCCCAAGACGGCCGAAAACTTCCGCTGCCTGTGCACGGGCGAGAAGGGGCTTGGCACCTCCGGGAAGCCGCTGCATTACAAGGGCTCCGTCTTCCACCGGATCATCCCCAGCTTCATGTGCCAGGGCGGCGATTTCACCCGCGGCAACGGCACCGGTGGGGAGTCCATCTACGGCGCCAAGTTCGCCGACGAGAACTTCAAGCTGCACCACACGGGCCCTGGCGTGCTCTCCATGGCCAACGCTGGGCCCAACACCAACGGCTCCCAGTTCTTCATCTGCACCACCCAGACACCCTGGCTCGACGGCAAGCATGTCGTCTTCGGCCAGGTCGTCGACGGCTACGGCGTCGTGGAGAAGATGGAGGCCGTCGGCTCCGGGAGTGGAGCAACCGCCGAGCGCGTCCTCATCGAGGACTGCGGCCAGCTTGCCGACGAATGA